From the genome of Pelosinus fermentans DSM 17108:
GCTCCAATCTGCTGAGTGGCTTGATTAGACTGCTCTGCCAGCTTTCGAACTTCTTCTGCCACCACAGCGAAGCCTCTTCCGTGCTCCCCTGCTCTTGCAGCTTCAATGGCAGCATTTAATGCTAATAGATTCGTTTGACTGGCGATAGTTGAAATCAGATTTACCATCTCACTAATTTCCTGGGATCCTGCGGCAAGCTCCGTAATTGCACTTTGCACCGCTGCCGAACCATGACTGATATCTTGCATTTGAACAATTGCTTGCTCAACAGACTGTTTTCCTTTCTCTGCCTCTTGAGAAGCATGTATAGCAATCTCAGATACGCCTTGGGTCGTTGTTAATATCTGTTCTGTGTTAGTCGACATTTGCCGTGCCACAGCAGCAATACGATCTGCTGAATTTACCTGTTTTTCCGTACCATGAGCAATATCAGTAATTGAAGCCGCTATTTGATTAGCGGCATCTGCTGAATGACTCGCACTGGCGGTTAGTTCTTCACTTGAAGCCGCTACGTGCTCCGCCTGGGATTTTACATTGGTAACCAAAACACGTAAATTACCCCGCATATCTCGAAAGCCTTTTGCTAACTGACCAATTTCATCATGGGAAAAGACTTGAATCTCTTGTTCACTAAGATCTCCATCTGTTAATATCAAACATTCATCTCGAATGACCTGAATAGGTTTTGCAAAACGCTTGCTTAAAAATATGATAAATAAGATGGCGATAATAATACTTGCAATTGAAATAGCAATCATCATGTACGCCAATGTAGTAATTTCTTGGTTCACTTCTGTCTCTGGCGCTGCCACTGTCATAACCCATTTGGATCCATCAGGCAATAAAACAGGCGTAAAAACTCCCATCTTTGTAACATTATCAATAAAACTATACAATCCCTCCATCTGCGTACCCTTTTCGTTTACGGTTTTAAACAAGGATAGTAAGCGTTCATCTAATTCTTTCACCGGCAAATTAAGTTGGGGATTAATTTGCTTTTCATTCAATTTTAGTTTACCAATCATTTCTGGGTTTTTCGGATATGCAATAACAGTACCTAAATGATCTGTCAGAAATCCATAACCAGTGTCTTTAAACCTTATATCTTTTACTAACTCTGTTAGTCTGTCTAATGAATAGGTCCCTCCTATAACTCCTGCCAATTGACCATTATTAAGAACAGGTGTAGCTATAACTACAGATAGTTTGCCCGTTGTACGGGAGACTAAGGGGTCTGAAATAACAGGCTTTTGGGTAGAAAGTACCTTCTTATAATAATCCCGGTCACCATATTGAGCTGTAGAGCTGTCAGAAAGAACCCCTGATCCGTCTAGTGAAACAAAAAAGACAACATCAAAATAACCTATGCGCTTTTGGGTTTCTGCCAATGCTTGAACAATCTCGGTCTTATTCGTCCCATTTTTAATACGCTGGGTATTGGCAAGATCATCTAATCGAATTAACTTTTCTTGTAAGTCGAATTGTATCTTATTAGCATAATCCGTTCCAATTGAAGCTGCCGTTTCATTTACACTATGAATCAAATATTTGTTTGATAAATAATAACTAACACTAGATAATAATCCAAATGACAAAATAAATAAGGGAAGCAGCATAATTAAAAATCGAGTTTGAATACTGGTTACTTTCATAAGCTGAGCCTCACTTTACACATAATAATATTTTGTTTCTCAAAATTTACAGCATAGCCTGATCACAGTAATTCTTAGGTATCACCAGTATTATGCATTTGATATATAACCTTGACCAATCACCCCCATTTCTTTGTAGATGATGAATGTAATATAATAAACATTTAGGACTTCACATTCATACTATGTACACAGGAAATGACCTAAAAACGCATATGAAAAAGTTGGTAATGTAACATAATAGAATTATGTTACATTACCAACTCTTATGTAAATCTAATAAATACTAACAATATATAAGGATGTTTATATCATAATGAATTAAAAACCTCAATAATTTCTCTAAGTGAACTGCAATCTAACACATTAAATGAGTGAGCTAACTTTACTGATTACATTATTCGCCATATTCTTTAAAAATATTTGTAAATTATTATAAAATTTGTAAGAAAAAAGGATTTATCTAGAAAAAAGCGTATTTATATTATTGTTTGTAACACAATTCTATTATGTTACATCTTTAACATATGAAACGCTCTGCTCTTTTAGAGCAAGGGTTTAGCCCCATTTTCTATCACAGGAAACTGACTTTATACTACATTAACATAAATATCTTTTAAATAAGACGAAAGCATTTGAATCCTTTTAGAGATCTGTAAACAGAGCGAAGCAATCCCCTTCTTGCTAGGAGATTGCTTCGCTCTGTTTTATTACTATTTATCAAGCATTAAGACCAATGGCCATTTCTATGGGGCAATTGTCTACAATCATTTCAACCGCAATATACGTACTATTACACACTGCAACTTTCCCATTCCCTTGAAGAAATGAGGGCGGATTGATTTTCACGGTAAATCCAATCTGATTTAAAGACGTAGATGCATGAGAAACAATCATGTTGACCAGCTCACAAATTGCACTTTCAGCCATCTCATCAAGCTCCCCCGTCGTAGCCCGCCTCAACATCACTGATGAAATCGTTTTAGCCGTTTGTTCAGTCATATTAAAAATGATATTTCCATCACTTTGACT
Proteins encoded in this window:
- a CDS encoding chemotaxis protein CheX, with the translated sequence MDAKFINPFLSAFIGVVPKVGFTNIVRGKIFTKEQFVDNLGVSVQVGMNSQSDGNIIFNMTEQTAKTISSVMLRRATTGELDEMAESAICELVNMIVSHASTSLNQIGFTVKINPPSFLQGNGKVAVCNSTYIAVEMIVDNCPIEMAIGLNA
- a CDS encoding methyl-accepting chemotaxis protein, whose product is MKVTSIQTRFLIMLLPLFILSFGLLSSVSYYLSNKYLIHSVNETAASIGTDYANKIQFDLQEKLIRLDDLANTQRIKNGTNKTEIVQALAETQKRIGYFDVVFFVSLDGSGVLSDSSTAQYGDRDYYKKVLSTQKPVISDPLVSRTTGKLSVVIATPVLNNGQLAGVIGGTYSLDRLTELVKDIRFKDTGYGFLTDHLGTVIAYPKNPEMIGKLKLNEKQINPQLNLPVKELDERLLSLFKTVNEKGTQMEGLYSFIDNVTKMGVFTPVLLPDGSKWVMTVAAPETEVNQEITTLAYMMIAISIASIIIAILFIIFLSKRFAKPIQVIRDECLILTDGDLSEQEIQVFSHDEIGQLAKGFRDMRGNLRVLVTNVKSQAEHVAASSEELTASASHSADAANQIAASITDIAHGTEKQVNSADRIAAVARQMSTNTEQILTTTQGVSEIAIHASQEAEKGKQSVEQAIVQMQDISHGSAAVQSAITELAAGSQEISEMVNLISTIASQTNLLALNAAIEAARAGEHGRGFAVVAEEVRKLAEQSNQATQQIGAVIQKNQVNMEQAVAASQSGLERVKDGIVVINSAGEMFTIIVESIIQFSQQIKEISEAIQQIVDGSQTLVGSIQEIEIVSKENAAETQTISAATEEQSASMQEIASASHSLASLASTLQEGVAKFRV